A region of Candidatus Poseidoniia archaeon DNA encodes the following proteins:
- a CDS encoding DMT family transporter has translation MAPLLRVYGALLLVQLLFGLHYLTTQLVVERINPVEWAAVRISIAGVILLLLHRHRIMHWPVGAEWRQVALLAALGVVVNMVFFAMGMERTTPAHGALIMCMVPVLTLTFAIALGYERASRAKQAALCLALAGALVLLEADRFRLTGAYLIGDLLVFINATSFALFLALSRQAVDRHGAMGLTALVMGGSAVAMAPLALWSGVTHADAWTALPQHVLLAAVYTIILATVVTYSLNYYALGRVPSSQVALFIYLQPLIATSTSIAVGRDVLSPRLLLAAALILGGIALTALSYRDDAEESGLS, from the coding sequence ATGGCTCCGCTGCTGCGCGTCTACGGTGCACTGCTGCTGGTCCAGCTGCTGTTCGGGCTGCACTACCTGACGACGCAGCTGGTGGTCGAGCGCATCAACCCGGTTGAGTGGGCGGCGGTGCGTATCTCTATCGCCGGGGTAATCCTGCTGCTGCTGCACCGTCACCGCATCATGCATTGGCCGGTCGGCGCCGAATGGCGGCAGGTCGCCCTGCTGGCGGCGCTCGGCGTAGTCGTCAACATGGTATTCTTCGCGATGGGTATGGAGCGCACTACCCCGGCGCATGGCGCGCTCATCATGTGCATGGTACCGGTGCTGACGCTCACCTTCGCCATCGCGCTTGGATATGAGCGCGCCAGCCGCGCCAAGCAGGCAGCGCTGTGCCTGGCGCTGGCGGGAGCGCTGGTGCTTCTCGAGGCGGACCGCTTCCGCCTTACGGGAGCATACCTTATCGGGGACTTGCTGGTGTTCATCAACGCCACCTCATTCGCGCTGTTCCTTGCGCTCTCCCGCCAAGCGGTCGACCGCCACGGTGCAATGGGCCTCACGGCGCTGGTGATGGGTGGCAGCGCGGTTGCCATGGCTCCCTTGGCACTCTGGAGCGGCGTCACGCATGCTGACGCGTGGACTGCGCTGCCGCAGCATGTGCTGCTCGCGGCCGTCTACACCATCATCCTCGCGACCGTCGTTACCTACAGCCTCAACTACTACGCGCTCGGTAGGGTGCCATCATCGCAGGTGGCGCTGTTCATCTACCTGCAGCCGCTGATTGCGACCTCGACCAGCATCGCCGTCGGCCGCGACGTGCTGTCGCCGCGGCTACTGCTCGCGGCGGCGCTCATCCTGGGCGGGATTGCGCTGACTGCCCTTTCCTACCGCGACGATGCGGAAGAGAGCGGTCTTTCCTAG
- the folE gene encoding GTP cyclohydrolase I — translation MDRKALEQAVADFLKATGVPPEEHHPETPVLVAEAWEQELLAGYAQSPAEALGEPIGSAEEELVLLKGVEFHSMCAHHLLPFRGTTHVGYLPGPSGIVGIGALARLVECFARRLQTQERLTAQIVDALETHLAPKGTAVVIEADHACMQARGPRSAATTITSQFRGELQARSGEFLTLAGVGDGD, via the coding sequence GTGGACCGCAAAGCCCTGGAGCAGGCCGTCGCCGACTTCCTGAAGGCAACCGGAGTCCCGCCGGAGGAGCACCATCCCGAGACGCCGGTGCTGGTCGCCGAGGCGTGGGAGCAGGAACTGCTCGCTGGCTACGCGCAGTCGCCCGCGGAGGCGCTGGGCGAGCCTATTGGCTCTGCAGAAGAGGAGTTGGTGCTGCTGAAAGGCGTCGAATTCCACTCAATGTGCGCGCACCACCTGCTGCCGTTCCGCGGCACCACGCACGTCGGCTACCTGCCCGGCCCGAGCGGAATAGTTGGCATCGGTGCACTGGCGCGGCTGGTCGAGTGCTTCGCGCGCCGGCTCCAGACGCAGGAGCGGCTGACGGCGCAAATCGTCGACGCGCTCGAAACGCATCTCGCCCCGAAGGGCACCGCCGTTGTCATCGAGGCGGACCACGCCTGCATGCAGGCGCGCGGTCCGCGGTCGGCGGCGACGACCATCACGTCGCAGTTCCGCGGCGAATTGCAGGCGCGCAGCGGCGAGTTCCTGACGCTGGCGGGGGTCGGCGATGGCGACTGA
- the msrA gene encoding peptide-methionine (S)-S-oxide reductase MsrA gives MATETAIFAAGCFWGIEAHFGALAGVTATEVGYSGGETRQPTYRQVCTGATGHAEVVRVAFDPVAIGYGELLAAFWECHDPTQLNRQGPDSGTQYRSAIFCHGKQQLAAASASLAAAQPRFGGRIATQVEPAGEFWRAEEYHQRYFEKNPAAAACHT, from the coding sequence ATGGCGACTGAAACCGCCATATTCGCCGCCGGCTGCTTCTGGGGCATCGAGGCGCACTTCGGCGCGCTGGCGGGCGTCACGGCGACCGAAGTCGGCTACAGTGGCGGGGAGACGCGCCAGCCGACCTACCGGCAGGTTTGCACCGGCGCGACCGGCCACGCCGAGGTGGTGCGGGTCGCGTTCGACCCCGTGGCCATCGGCTACGGTGAGCTGCTCGCCGCCTTCTGGGAGTGCCACGACCCGACGCAGCTGAACCGGCAGGGGCCCGATTCCGGGACGCAATACCGCTCGGCCATCTTCTGCCACGGCAAGCAGCAGCTCGCCGCCGCGAGTGCGTCGCTCGCGGCGGCGCAGCCGCGCTTCGGCGGGCGCATCGCCACGCAGGTCGAGCCGGCGGGCGAGTTCTGGCGCGCCGAGGAGTATCACCAGCGCTATTTCGAGAAGAACCCGGCGGCGGCCGCCTGCCACACCTGA
- the pruA gene encoding L-glutamate gamma-semialdehyde dehydrogenase has translation MSGHPANEPILDYAPGSDERAALQAELERQLATVVEVPCIVDGEAVLTGNTVEQVVPHDHGHVLARVHLAGKAEIERACTAAVAAQGDWIALGLEARAAIFERCADLLAGDWRYRVNAATMLNQSKTVFQAEVDAACELIDFWRFNAHYAREFHDQLQPLVSPEGVENSTEIRPLEGFVLAITPFNFTSIAGNLPSAPALVGCTAIWKPSRNCYYSNYVLMQLMLEAGLPPGIINFLPGSGAEISDVALANPDFAGLHFTGSTPTFQGLWQRIADALPGLRSYPRIVGETGGKDFVVAHPECDERGLLVALLRGAFEYQGQKCSAASRAYIPRSVWARIGQPLCDEVAKIAMGDARDFSNFMTAVIDQRAFDKITGYIERAKASDTCEVVVGGSSDDSEGWFIEPTIIVTSDPKAESMVEEIFGPVLTVFLYENDDFKGALEMCDEGSLYALTGSIFATKEADIQTACDALRFTAGNFYINDKPTGAVVAQQPFGGARASGTNDKAGGPLNLLRWISPRSIKRALDIPQEWGYPFMAPD, from the coding sequence ATGAGCGGCCATCCGGCTAACGAGCCGATACTCGACTACGCCCCCGGCAGCGACGAGCGCGCGGCGCTGCAGGCGGAGCTGGAGCGACAGCTGGCGACGGTGGTCGAGGTGCCGTGCATCGTCGACGGCGAAGCGGTCCTGACGGGAAACACCGTCGAGCAGGTCGTCCCGCACGACCACGGCCACGTGCTGGCGCGGGTGCACCTGGCTGGCAAGGCCGAAATCGAGCGCGCCTGCACGGCGGCGGTCGCGGCGCAGGGGGACTGGATTGCGCTCGGGCTCGAGGCGCGTGCGGCGATTTTCGAGCGCTGCGCCGACCTGCTCGCGGGCGACTGGCGCTACCGCGTCAACGCCGCGACAATGCTGAACCAGTCGAAAACGGTGTTCCAGGCCGAAGTTGACGCAGCGTGCGAGCTCATCGATTTCTGGCGCTTCAACGCCCACTACGCGCGCGAATTTCACGACCAGCTCCAGCCGCTCGTTTCCCCGGAGGGGGTCGAGAACAGCACCGAAATTCGCCCGCTGGAAGGCTTCGTGCTGGCAATCACACCGTTCAACTTCACCAGCATCGCCGGCAACCTGCCGAGCGCGCCAGCACTCGTGGGCTGCACCGCAATCTGGAAGCCGAGCCGCAACTGCTACTACTCCAACTACGTCCTGATGCAGCTGATGCTCGAGGCGGGGCTGCCGCCCGGCATCATTAATTTCCTGCCGGGGTCAGGAGCCGAAATCTCCGACGTGGCGCTCGCGAATCCCGACTTCGCAGGGCTGCACTTCACCGGCTCGACGCCCACGTTCCAGGGCTTGTGGCAGCGCATCGCCGATGCGCTGCCAGGATTGCGCAGCTACCCCCGTATCGTTGGCGAGACCGGCGGCAAGGATTTTGTTGTGGCGCACCCCGAGTGCGACGAGCGGGGGCTGCTCGTAGCGCTGCTACGGGGTGCGTTCGAATACCAGGGGCAGAAGTGCAGCGCGGCGAGTCGCGCCTACATTCCGCGCTCGGTCTGGGCCCGCATCGGCCAGCCGCTCTGCGACGAGGTTGCCAAGATTGCGATGGGCGACGCGCGTGACTTCTCGAACTTCATGACCGCGGTAATCGACCAGCGCGCCTTCGACAAGATTACCGGCTACATTGAACGTGCGAAAGCGAGCGATACCTGCGAGGTCGTCGTTGGTGGCAGTAGCGATGACTCGGAGGGCTGGTTTATCGAACCAACTATCATTGTCACCAGCGACCCGAAGGCGGAATCGATGGTCGAGGAAATCTTCGGTCCGGTGCTGACCGTCTTCCTCTACGAAAACGATGACTTCAAGGGCGCGCTGGAAATGTGTGACGAGGGGAGCCTCTACGCGCTCACGGGCTCCATTTTCGCGACGAAAGAAGCGGATATCCAGACGGCCTGCGATGCACTTCGTTTCACCGCCGGCAACTTCTACATCAACGACAAACCGACCGGTGCCGTCGTCGCCCAGCAGCCGTTCGGCGGCGCGCGGGCGTCGGGCACGAACGACAAGGCGGGCGGCCCGCTCAACCTGCTGCGCTGGATTTCGCCGCGCTCAATCAAGCGCGCGCTCGACATCCCGCAGGAATGGGGCTATCCCTTCATGGCACCCGACTAA